In Stieleria varia, one genomic interval encodes:
- a CDS encoding MFS transporter, whose protein sequence is MSTESYRPSRTTLWIVCFIAALGFAFDIYELLMLPLILRPALQELGGVAPGTPDFEFWRGVLFFVPAMVGGVFGLLGGYLTDLWGRRRVLTYSILLYAFSALACGFVQSIEMLLVFRCLVFVGVCVEFVAAVAWLAELFRDPKSREAVLGYTQAFSSIGGILVTGANLLAIRYAMSLPEIAGGHEAWRYTVISGVIPAIPLIIIRPFLPESPVWAEKKAAGTLRRPSITELFAPKLRRTTIITTLMFACSYGAAFGALQQTPSIVPSLPEVQAMTADMPVPQKKKTEQQIAATVNGYQEVGGLIGRFALATLAMVIVSRRRLLRIFQWPGLVIVPLLFFYPARDNLELLKWGIFVAGLLTVAQFSFWGNYLPRVFPVHLRGTGESFAANIGGRMIGTSFAAVTAWLTTMLPSGSTAVAAAIVALIVYLIGSVLSFWLPEPPPEDTDE, encoded by the coding sequence ATGAGCACTGAATCCTATCGTCCATCACGGACTACGCTCTGGATCGTCTGCTTCATCGCAGCACTTGGTTTTGCATTCGACATCTATGAGTTGTTGATGCTACCGTTGATCTTGCGACCTGCTTTGCAAGAGCTAGGTGGCGTCGCTCCTGGAACGCCCGACTTTGAGTTTTGGCGGGGCGTGCTGTTCTTCGTGCCGGCTATGGTCGGCGGCGTATTCGGACTGCTTGGCGGTTACTTGACCGACCTGTGGGGACGACGCCGGGTGCTGACCTACAGCATCCTGTTGTACGCCTTCTCGGCACTCGCGTGCGGGTTTGTGCAATCGATCGAGATGCTGTTGGTTTTCCGCTGCCTTGTTTTTGTCGGAGTCTGCGTCGAGTTCGTTGCGGCGGTCGCATGGCTCGCCGAGTTGTTTCGTGACCCCAAATCACGCGAAGCCGTGCTGGGATACACGCAAGCGTTCTCGTCGATCGGTGGCATCCTGGTGACCGGTGCAAACCTGCTGGCGATCCGATACGCCATGTCTCTGCCGGAGATCGCCGGCGGTCATGAAGCATGGCGATACACGGTCATCTCCGGTGTGATCCCGGCGATTCCCCTGATCATCATTCGTCCCTTCTTGCCCGAGTCCCCGGTATGGGCAGAGAAGAAAGCGGCCGGCACGTTGCGGCGACCCAGCATCACCGAGTTGTTCGCGCCGAAGTTACGACGCACGACGATCATCACCACGTTGATGTTTGCGTGCAGCTACGGAGCGGCGTTTGGAGCGTTGCAACAAACACCGTCGATCGTTCCCAGTCTGCCGGAAGTCCAAGCGATGACCGCAGACATGCCCGTGCCGCAGAAAAAGAAAACGGAGCAGCAGATTGCAGCCACGGTCAACGGGTATCAGGAAGTCGGCGGGCTGATCGGACGCTTTGCTTTGGCGACGCTGGCCATGGTGATTGTTAGTCGTCGACGACTGCTGAGGATCTTTCAGTGGCCGGGGTTGGTGATCGTCCCGTTGCTGTTTTTCTATCCGGCACGCGACAACCTGGAACTGCTGAAATGGGGCATCTTCGTCGCCGGATTGTTAACGGTGGCGCAGTTCAGCTTCTGGGGCAACTATTTGCCGCGAGTCTTTCCGGTGCACTTGCGAGGCACCGGCGAGAGCTTTGCCGCGAACATCGGCGGCCGAATGATCGGCACCTCGTTCGCCGCCGTGACGGCTTGGTTGACCACCATGCTGCCCTCAGGCAGCACCGCAGTCGCCGCCGCAATCGTAGCATTGATCGTCTACCTCATCGGCAGCGTGTTGTCGTTCTGGCTACCAGAACCACCACCAGAAGACACGGACGAGTGA
- a CDS encoding ExbD/TolR family protein codes for MAVEIKRSSVAGTLSLTPLIDVVFLLLIFFLVTSEFEEEERRLDIVLPTATSAVPMTGKPREIVIDVDDKGEVYLGGQPTNLDDLEKLLRAAVAKNPTNQSAVIRADRSTSFQPVVSVMDVCNRSGISDYSVTTQEGPES; via the coding sequence ATGGCCGTAGAAATCAAACGCTCCAGCGTTGCCGGAACCCTCAGCTTGACACCGCTGATCGATGTCGTGTTTCTGCTGCTGATTTTCTTTCTCGTGACCAGCGAGTTCGAAGAAGAAGAGCGGCGACTGGATATCGTATTGCCCACCGCGACCAGCGCCGTGCCGATGACTGGCAAGCCACGCGAGATCGTGATCGATGTGGACGACAAGGGCGAAGTCTACCTGGGCGGACAGCCGACCAACTTGGACGATCTGGAGAAACTGCTCCGAGCCGCCGTCGCAAAAAATCCAACCAACCAATCGGCCGTGATCCGAGCCGATCGCAGCACATCGTTTCAGCCGGTCGTCTCGGTGATGGACGTGTGCAACCGTTCTGGGATCTCCGATTACTCGGTGACCACCCAAGAAGGCCCAGAGAGCTGA
- a CDS encoding PQQ-binding-like beta-propeller repeat protein — translation MLWKSETAAGISTPIVMDGRLFTIVRDQPGTPKDAEKVIALDAATGELLWENVYNVFLSDLPAERVGWSNVCGDPATQRVFVLGACCFFQCMDAKSGQTVWSRSLSEEFGMLSTYGGRTNTPVVFENLVIISGVTTGWDESARPAHRFFAFDTSDGKLVWTNSTRPLPEDTTYSTPVIKVINGQQVMVAGSGDGDVYAFQPRTGKILWHEALSRRGINTTVSVDDFGSVYATHGEENPQGTAMGAVVRIDTATNDATAPSSERWRSEEIAAGKSSPLLIGDRLYVVEDSSRMHMLDIATGETIGKPLKLGTAMRGSLLYADGKIYSASSQGIIQILRPTADGVEPIFKVRLPRGHDVGGSPIASHGKLYLPTTGGLFCLATDAASPSPNATTLVNSPTNSAPSEAAVSHNPDVAQLQIVPAESMIQPGQKIALTVHAFNSLGQRLPVDLDQVTFTASVGTIDGQSFTAPMTDQHIAGTLTATLGDTEGAARVRIIPSLPWSFDFANGEVPITWIGARYRHEARSEIKEPVIVKISTIPKGTRSQTWFGPTDLHDYTITADVKAQPGTSKLPDMGVIAQRYTLDLMGESQQLQIRTWAAQLRMAQSVPMNWNAGVWYRLKFQASTENGKAVLRGKVWQRDEPEPTDWTITATDEAANLNGSPGLFGNATNAEIFIDNVSVQSNP, via the coding sequence GTGCTTTGGAAAAGCGAAACCGCGGCGGGAATCTCCACGCCGATCGTGATGGACGGCAGATTGTTCACGATCGTTCGCGATCAACCGGGAACGCCCAAGGACGCGGAAAAGGTGATCGCGTTGGACGCCGCGACCGGCGAGCTGCTGTGGGAAAACGTTTACAACGTGTTCCTTTCCGACTTGCCCGCTGAACGGGTCGGCTGGTCCAACGTCTGTGGCGACCCAGCCACCCAACGCGTCTTTGTCCTCGGCGCGTGCTGCTTCTTTCAATGCATGGATGCGAAAAGCGGGCAAACGGTTTGGTCCCGATCACTCAGCGAAGAGTTCGGCATGCTGAGCACCTACGGCGGCCGAACCAATACACCGGTCGTCTTCGAAAACCTCGTCATCATCAGCGGCGTCACCACCGGGTGGGACGAGTCCGCACGTCCAGCACATCGCTTCTTTGCCTTTGACACCAGCGACGGAAAACTCGTTTGGACCAACAGCACGCGTCCCTTGCCCGAGGACACCACGTACAGCACTCCGGTGATCAAAGTCATCAACGGTCAACAAGTGATGGTCGCCGGTTCGGGCGATGGCGACGTGTACGCCTTTCAACCTCGCACGGGCAAGATCCTGTGGCACGAAGCGTTGTCGCGTCGTGGAATCAATACGACGGTGTCGGTCGATGATTTCGGCAGCGTCTACGCAACCCACGGGGAAGAAAACCCGCAGGGGACCGCGATGGGCGCCGTCGTCCGAATCGACACCGCAACCAATGATGCGACGGCACCATCGAGCGAACGATGGCGCAGCGAAGAAATCGCGGCGGGCAAAAGCTCTCCGCTGCTGATCGGCGATCGTCTTTACGTGGTGGAAGACTCATCACGCATGCACATGCTGGACATCGCGACGGGTGAAACAATCGGTAAACCGCTGAAACTCGGAACCGCGATGCGGGGCAGCTTGTTGTACGCCGACGGCAAAATCTATAGTGCGTCATCACAGGGCATCATCCAAATCCTGCGTCCCACCGCGGATGGAGTCGAGCCGATTTTCAAAGTCCGCTTGCCGCGTGGCCACGACGTCGGCGGCTCGCCGATCGCATCGCATGGCAAGCTGTACTTGCCGACCACCGGTGGTTTGTTCTGTCTGGCAACCGATGCGGCATCCCCGTCGCCCAACGCAACCACGCTCGTCAACAGTCCGACGAACAGCGCACCGTCCGAAGCCGCCGTTTCGCATAACCCGGACGTTGCCCAACTGCAGATCGTTCCAGCCGAGTCGATGATTCAACCCGGCCAAAAGATTGCCTTGACCGTGCATGCCTTCAACTCATTGGGACAACGATTGCCGGTGGATCTCGATCAAGTCACCTTCACGGCAAGCGTCGGCACGATCGACGGTCAGTCGTTCACTGCCCCGATGACCGACCAACACATCGCCGGCACCTTGACGGCAACACTGGGTGATACCGAGGGAGCGGCCCGAGTGCGAATCATTCCTTCGCTGCCGTGGAGCTTTGACTTTGCCAACGGCGAAGTCCCGATCACTTGGATCGGAGCTCGTTACCGACACGAAGCTCGATCGGAGATCAAGGAACCTGTGATCGTCAAGATATCGACGATCCCCAAGGGAACTCGCAGCCAAACTTGGTTCGGACCAACCGATCTGCACGACTACACCATCACGGCGGACGTCAAAGCTCAACCCGGGACAAGCAAACTGCCCGACATGGGCGTGATCGCTCAACGTTACACCTTGGACCTGATGGGAGAATCCCAGCAGCTACAAATTCGCACATGGGCGGCACAACTACGGATGGCTCAGAGCGTTCCCATGAACTGGAACGCCGGCGTTTGGTATCGATTGAAATTCCAAGCATCCACAGAAAACGGAAAGGCGGTCTTGCGAGGAAAAGTATGGCAGCGAGACGAGCCTGAGCCCACCGACTGGACGATCACCGCCACGGATGAAGCAGCCAACCTCAATGGCAGCCCGGGCTTGTTCGGCAACGCGACCAATGCAGAAATCTTCATCGACAACGTTTCGGTGCAATCCAATCCATGA
- a CDS encoding prenyltransferase/squalene oxidase repeat-containing protein, producing the protein MAKFPPHQRLPEAQPTETGRMWPLDVSLVALSSLVLFLVVSRLRLDDERWLFNAWTYIIGVPAVALAMAFALRGLTSRYVQKTIQLGFLFSVCVHLLLLILAINVVIFTSFQPHASNGEQPKRSPIRKTVPEHLFQSPKETAQTPDWSKPVEAATTSPVVPKEQRQLPPVERTQPRLEMPKPRQLEKQPMQKFLTERQQPTSAQPMPADSPGKLAKRPSQNNEPVPANTPVEAPSVPSDATAPAKAAPTERALADNPSSSTSRRAPTQLEPLAAMSVQTPTPTNNTTPTAASRSQLQSMPTIGDAGMSRQRQARSRPQQVAVAGAAPAPMTVAVARSSDDASLMLAPVEIPMNRTGKTQGAQITTGESPSFSAESSPSTSPGSADIARNALAARAGVPDINSGNAARAPGRSRRANVASGFSPIGAPTPNDALAASSTGTSGQGSVDQLDDRMGTMDMMAERSENSGGSTTPELSAAGAPSLALDLMAELGPVGLSNEISKTVGVVPSEDQPEIAALELSRDARPKRNVGGPATPAGTKIAAVESFSRRVMRTSGGAAPSPPGLGGPATEEAIERGLAFLASVQNEDGSWSLQGHGDPVLLRSDSAATGLCLLAFQGAGYTHQQHQYATTVSKGLKFLIDNQRTNGDLYRSENEVSDRNVAFYSHGIAALAMSEAYGMTQDPELRPAAQAALSYIIETQHHKRGGWRYTPQVSSDTSVTGWMMMALKSGELAGLEVPQATYDGIDKWLDLARESPERLDRYRYNPYAPDTPQQRHGRVPSRTMTAVGMLMRMYNGWSRENPAMQSAADYLLQYPPQLGEKTRPRRDGYYWYYATQVMFHMGGEHWDQWNRYLNPLLLETQIKSGPEAGSWDPELPVPDRWSAHAGRLYVTTMNLLNLEVYYRHLPIYEDTAAE; encoded by the coding sequence TTGGCTAAGTTTCCTCCTCATCAACGATTGCCCGAAGCACAACCGACCGAAACGGGTCGCATGTGGCCGCTGGATGTTTCGTTGGTGGCGTTGTCATCGCTGGTGCTGTTTCTGGTCGTCTCGCGACTGCGACTGGATGACGAACGCTGGCTGTTCAATGCGTGGACCTACATCATCGGCGTCCCCGCAGTGGCCTTGGCAATGGCCTTTGCACTTCGCGGACTGACCTCTCGCTATGTTCAGAAGACGATCCAATTGGGATTCCTTTTCAGCGTCTGTGTCCACCTGCTGCTGTTGATCTTGGCGATCAACGTCGTGATCTTCACCTCATTTCAGCCCCACGCATCCAACGGGGAACAACCCAAACGTTCGCCGATTCGCAAGACCGTGCCGGAACACCTGTTCCAATCCCCCAAAGAAACCGCTCAAACGCCGGACTGGTCCAAACCCGTCGAGGCCGCCACGACTTCGCCCGTCGTCCCCAAAGAACAACGTCAATTGCCACCTGTCGAACGTACCCAACCGCGTTTGGAGATGCCCAAGCCACGGCAGTTGGAAAAGCAGCCGATGCAGAAGTTTCTGACCGAGCGTCAACAACCGACCTCGGCGCAACCGATGCCGGCCGACTCACCCGGCAAGTTGGCCAAACGCCCCTCTCAGAACAATGAACCCGTTCCCGCCAACACGCCGGTGGAAGCCCCCTCGGTACCGAGTGACGCGACCGCGCCGGCTAAAGCCGCTCCGACCGAACGCGCCCTCGCCGACAACCCATCCTCCAGCACCTCTCGTCGTGCACCGACCCAATTGGAACCGCTGGCCGCGATGTCGGTCCAGACGCCCACGCCGACAAACAACACCACACCGACGGCGGCGTCACGAAGTCAACTGCAATCGATGCCAACCATCGGGGACGCCGGGATGTCCCGACAACGTCAAGCTCGCTCTCGTCCGCAACAGGTCGCCGTCGCCGGTGCCGCTCCTGCACCGATGACCGTTGCGGTCGCGCGCAGTAGTGACGACGCAAGCCTGATGCTCGCGCCAGTTGAGATCCCGATGAATCGTACGGGCAAGACCCAAGGCGCGCAAATCACAACCGGTGAAAGCCCGAGCTTCTCCGCGGAATCCAGCCCATCGACTTCACCCGGCAGCGCCGACATCGCACGCAATGCCTTAGCCGCACGCGCCGGTGTACCCGATATCAACAGCGGCAACGCGGCGCGTGCCCCAGGTCGTTCACGCCGAGCCAACGTTGCATCGGGATTCTCTCCGATCGGTGCCCCCACGCCCAACGATGCGTTGGCAGCAAGTTCAACCGGAACGAGCGGTCAAGGCAGCGTGGACCAGTTGGACGATCGCATGGGCACCATGGACATGATGGCGGAACGATCGGAAAACTCCGGCGGCTCCACCACACCCGAACTATCAGCCGCGGGCGCACCCAGTTTGGCACTCGATCTGATGGCCGAACTCGGACCGGTCGGACTGTCCAACGAAATCAGCAAGACCGTCGGTGTGGTTCCCAGCGAAGATCAACCGGAGATCGCCGCACTAGAACTCAGTCGCGACGCGCGTCCCAAACGCAACGTCGGCGGACCGGCCACGCCCGCCGGTACCAAGATCGCCGCGGTCGAATCCTTCAGCCGACGCGTGATGCGAACCAGCGGCGGCGCAGCGCCCTCGCCTCCTGGCTTGGGCGGCCCGGCGACGGAGGAAGCCATCGAGCGTGGCCTAGCATTCCTCGCCAGCGTGCAAAACGAAGACGGCAGTTGGTCACTGCAAGGTCACGGCGATCCGGTTTTGCTGCGCAGCGATTCCGCCGCAACCGGCCTCTGTCTGCTGGCCTTTCAAGGAGCCGGTTACACGCATCAACAACACCAGTATGCGACGACCGTTTCTAAGGGATTGAAATTCCTGATCGACAACCAACGCACCAACGGCGACCTGTATCGCAGCGAAAACGAAGTCAGCGATCGCAACGTTGCGTTCTACAGCCACGGCATCGCCGCCTTGGCGATGAGCGAAGCCTACGGGATGACCCAAGATCCTGAGCTTCGCCCCGCGGCACAAGCCGCGCTCAGCTACATCATCGAAACGCAACATCACAAACGGGGCGGCTGGCGGTACACACCTCAAGTCAGCAGCGACACCAGCGTGACGGGCTGGATGATGATGGCGCTCAAGAGCGGTGAACTGGCCGGACTGGAGGTACCACAAGCAACCTACGACGGGATCGACAAATGGTTGGACTTGGCCAGAGAAAGCCCCGAACGACTGGACCGATATCGGTACAACCCGTATGCACCCGACACGCCACAGCAGCGGCATGGACGTGTTCCATCACGCACGATGACTGCCGTCGGCATGCTGATGCGAATGTACAACGGATGGAGTCGAGAGAATCCTGCGATGCAATCCGCTGCGGACTACTTGCTGCAATACCCACCGCAACTGGGCGAGAAAACACGTCCCCGGCGCGACGGATACTACTGGTACTACGCCACGCAAGTGATGTTCCACATGGGCGGCGAACACTGGGATCAGTGGAACCGTTATCTCAACCCACTGCTCTTGGAAACCCAGATCAAGAGCGGCCCGGAAGCAGGCAGTTGGGACCCCGAGCTACCAGTCCCCGATCGCTGGAGTGCCCACGCCGGCCGGTTGTACGTCACGACCATGAACCTGCTGAACCTGGAAGTCTACTACCGGCACCTCCCGATCTACGAAGACACCGCCGCCGAGTAA
- a CDS encoding tetratricopeptide repeat protein — protein sequence MIPQKIFVAAFTLFLVSGLNLRLPAAESTEESLAAYADAANFQTNGAIDLAIQAWKKFLDQYPDDDMASKAAHYLGVCYMQRENPDYAAAANAFETALQDKKYELREESLANQGWCHYASAGDGPQRDENRLKKTIATFETLRKEKPKSEFLDRALFYSGEAAYGLGDRKKAIEFYNDMLALPQANESPLRCDALYARGIAYEEIDQFDQAVASYKQLLTSCENQELATDVHLRMGDVMISRKEFDAAVQSFESAFKTSESDDDKSYAVFREAYALVQAGKPDQAALQYERLLKEFPDSVYAANATMAAAQSLYRAGKTDEAAERFRAVLGQNNPAAATESAHWLARIELAKNNSTAAVEIARKQLAAGAQGEYAVDLKLDLAEALAVDPKTIAESVTVAEEVYRESPDDPLAARALYNAAFSALQTSQQEKSLKLANEFLQRFPKDELLPDVRFIAAESQLMTGDVAGAAESYQKLIAEVPANASVQRPLWVLRAGTTLNAAKKYDDTIALLKQEYATISDANQKAEAQFLVGQAHLMSGRANDAALSFQRCVDASPQWQRAGEAMLLQGTALFSAGKRDEAKAAWEKLVSSNGDTPMGDQARYKLAQLASTSGDYANAVKLYDQILANDKDKGLIPYTLYGRAWSLMQAGDHKSAVPSLQRILKETPQHPVADDALLARGISNRNLEQLGDARSDLEKYLALKPTGTNLGHALYELALIEQKENKPGEAAKRLEELVDKVPKYPSMEKVLYELGWSFREAGDLDKAEQRFTQLVSQYPEASVTPEAAYFIGQQNYAAEKWQKAAESFGVAAEKTKDPTLAEKSLYRLGWSRFKLDDFDGSQSAFQKQASEHPDGSLAIDALMMVGECEFKKPAYEKALESYTQARERIRKNDDNSKTIRDTAERQVRELVLLHGGQSAAQLKKWDEAIGWYTELKERFPATTYLSQVFYETGFAYQQKGELSEALKFFSQVADNYRNEVAARARFMMGEIHFGEKQFDKAIPEFQRVMYGFGAEKAPDEIKNWQAKSGFEAGRCSELLMQTAKTDKARDQSKEFAVRFFEYVTQKHPSHELATKSAERLEALK from the coding sequence ATGATCCCTCAAAAAATCTTTGTCGCGGCATTCACGTTGTTTCTCGTCTCCGGACTGAATCTCCGTCTGCCGGCGGCCGAAAGCACGGAAGAATCACTCGCCGCTTACGCTGATGCTGCCAACTTTCAAACCAACGGCGCGATCGATCTGGCGATTCAGGCTTGGAAGAAATTCTTGGACCAGTACCCCGACGACGACATGGCGTCCAAGGCAGCCCACTACCTGGGCGTTTGCTACATGCAGCGTGAAAACCCAGACTACGCGGCCGCCGCCAACGCCTTCGAAACGGCTTTGCAGGACAAGAAATACGAACTGCGTGAAGAAAGTTTGGCCAACCAAGGCTGGTGCCACTACGCCTCGGCCGGTGACGGTCCCCAACGCGACGAGAATCGCCTCAAGAAAACCATCGCAACCTTTGAAACGCTGAGGAAGGAAAAGCCGAAGAGCGAGTTCTTGGATCGCGCTTTGTTCTACAGCGGTGAAGCAGCCTACGGTTTGGGCGACCGCAAAAAGGCCATCGAGTTCTACAACGACATGTTGGCGTTACCGCAAGCCAACGAGTCGCCACTACGGTGCGACGCACTTTATGCACGTGGGATCGCTTACGAAGAAATCGACCAGTTCGATCAAGCAGTGGCGTCCTACAAACAATTGCTAACCAGTTGCGAGAATCAAGAACTGGCGACCGACGTTCATCTCCGCATGGGCGACGTGATGATCAGCCGCAAAGAATTTGACGCGGCAGTTCAGTCATTCGAGTCCGCGTTCAAAACGAGCGAGTCCGATGACGACAAGAGCTATGCCGTCTTCCGCGAAGCCTACGCACTGGTGCAGGCGGGTAAGCCTGATCAAGCGGCGTTGCAATACGAACGGCTGCTCAAAGAGTTTCCCGACTCCGTTTACGCGGCCAACGCGACGATGGCTGCGGCACAAAGCCTGTATCGCGCCGGAAAAACGGACGAAGCCGCCGAGCGATTCCGCGCGGTGCTGGGCCAAAACAATCCTGCCGCCGCCACCGAGTCGGCGCACTGGCTGGCTCGCATCGAGTTGGCGAAGAACAATTCCACAGCAGCCGTCGAGATCGCCCGAAAGCAGCTCGCCGCCGGTGCACAAGGCGAATACGCGGTGGACTTGAAATTGGATTTGGCGGAAGCCCTGGCGGTCGACCCGAAAACGATCGCCGAAAGTGTGACGGTTGCCGAGGAAGTCTACCGGGAGTCGCCCGACGATCCGCTTGCCGCCCGCGCCCTGTACAACGCTGCTTTCTCGGCTCTACAGACGAGTCAGCAAGAGAAATCGCTGAAGCTGGCCAACGAATTCTTGCAGCGGTTTCCCAAGGACGAATTGCTGCCCGATGTTCGCTTCATCGCCGCGGAAAGTCAGTTGATGACCGGTGACGTGGCTGGCGCCGCGGAGAGCTACCAAAAGCTGATCGCGGAAGTCCCTGCGAACGCCAGCGTCCAGCGACCGCTGTGGGTCTTGCGGGCCGGGACAACACTGAACGCCGCCAAGAAATACGACGACACGATCGCATTGTTGAAACAAGAATACGCGACGATCTCGGATGCGAACCAGAAAGCGGAAGCACAGTTCTTGGTCGGCCAAGCTCATTTGATGTCCGGTCGGGCCAACGATGCAGCATTGAGTTTTCAGCGATGCGTCGATGCCAGTCCGCAATGGCAACGTGCCGGCGAAGCGATGCTGTTGCAGGGAACGGCTTTGTTCTCCGCTGGAAAACGTGACGAAGCCAAGGCGGCTTGGGAGAAACTTGTTTCATCCAACGGTGACACCCCGATGGGCGATCAAGCCCGATACAAGTTGGCCCAATTGGCCAGCACTTCGGGTGACTACGCAAACGCAGTGAAACTGTACGATCAGATCTTGGCCAATGACAAAGACAAAGGGTTGATTCCGTACACACTCTACGGTCGCGCATGGTCACTGATGCAAGCCGGGGATCACAAATCCGCCGTTCCATCACTGCAAAGGATCCTGAAAGAGACTCCTCAGCATCCGGTCGCAGACGACGCTCTGTTGGCCAGAGGCATCTCCAATCGCAACTTGGAACAACTCGGTGATGCCCGCTCGGACTTGGAGAAATACCTCGCCCTCAAACCAACCGGTACGAATCTCGGCCACGCTCTCTACGAACTGGCTTTGATCGAACAGAAGGAAAATAAACCGGGCGAGGCCGCCAAGCGACTGGAGGAACTGGTCGACAAGGTGCCCAAGTATCCGTCGATGGAGAAAGTACTCTACGAATTGGGTTGGTCGTTTCGCGAAGCGGGCGATTTGGACAAGGCCGAGCAGCGATTCACCCAGCTGGTCAGCCAGTACCCAGAAGCGTCGGTGACTCCTGAGGCAGCGTACTTCATCGGACAACAAAACTACGCCGCCGAGAAATGGCAAAAGGCGGCGGAGAGCTTTGGTGTCGCGGCCGAGAAAACCAAGGATCCGACTTTGGCGGAAAAGTCCCTGTACCGGCTCGGTTGGTCCCGCTTCAAACTCGATGATTTCGACGGATCGCAATCCGCGTTTCAAAAACAGGCCAGCGAGCACCCCGATGGTTCACTGGCCATCGACGCGTTGATGATGGTCGGCGAATGCGAGTTCAAAAAACCCGCCTATGAGAAAGCCCTGGAGTCGTACACCCAAGCACGCGAGCGGATTCGCAAGAATGACGATAACTCCAAGACGATTCGCGATACCGCTGAACGCCAAGTTCGTGAACTGGTCTTGTTGCATGGAGGACAAAGTGCAGCTCAGTTGAAAAAGTGGGACGAAGCGATCGGCTGGTACACCGAGTTAAAGGAACGCTTTCCCGCGACGACTTATTTGTCCCAGGTGTTCTACGAAACCGGATTCGCTTACCAACAAAAGGGTGAACTTTCCGAGGCGCTGAAGTTCTTTTCACAGGTCGCGGACAACTATCGCAATGAAGTCGCTGCAAGGGCGCGATTCATGATGGGCGAAATCCACTTCGGCGAGAAACAATTCGACAAGGCAATCCCGGAATTCCAACGCGTGATGTACGGGTTCGGCGCCGAGAAAGCGCCTGATGAAATTAAGAACTGGCAGGCCAAGAGCGGATTCGAAGCCGGTCGCTGTAGCGAGTTGCTGATGCAGACGGCCAAGACAGATAAGGCGAGAGATCAATCCAAAGAATTTGCGGTCCGATTCTTTGAATACGTCACGCAGAAACATCCTAGCCATGAATTGGCAACCAAATCAGCAGAGCGACTGGAGGCTCTAAAGTAA
- a CDS encoding MotA/TolQ/ExbB proton channel family protein, with the protein MLLLTTLGSLSTGNRALGQGPDESEPDNAAAIDAAAIQAVMNAEEEAATDAPAQPSGIDLLSLISSGGRFMIPIGLMSLLVVTLATERALSLRRSKVLPKQLIRELHQLSDPVEKLRPKLAYLACQENPSPTARVIGSMLLRTGQPLGEIERTANEAVQRQADEYAAPIRWLNLAAAATPLMGLLGTVWGMIVAFHESTSLTADRSRSEQLSEGIYTALVTTLAGLAVAIPAAILAQYLENRVSKLFHEIEQLAFDMAPGLAKFQGRQRLDVDGNLHPIEHHLGEATPPPPPLPPRPAATAGGTNVN; encoded by the coding sequence ATGCTGCTACTGACCACCCTCGGCAGCCTCAGCACGGGCAACCGAGCACTCGGCCAAGGTCCCGACGAGTCCGAACCCGACAATGCAGCGGCCATCGACGCGGCAGCTATCCAAGCGGTGATGAACGCAGAGGAAGAAGCCGCAACAGACGCACCGGCCCAGCCCTCCGGCATCGATTTGCTGTCGCTGATTTCCAGTGGCGGGCGATTCATGATCCCGATCGGCCTGATGAGCCTGTTGGTGGTCACCCTGGCAACCGAGCGTGCCCTGAGCCTTCGTCGCAGCAAGGTCTTGCCCAAGCAATTGATCCGCGAATTGCACCAACTGTCCGACCCCGTCGAAAAACTTCGTCCCAAACTGGCATATCTCGCTTGCCAAGAAAATCCATCCCCGACGGCACGCGTGATCGGTTCGATGTTGCTGCGCACCGGACAACCGCTCGGTGAAATCGAACGCACGGCCAATGAAGCCGTTCAGCGTCAGGCCGATGAATATGCCGCTCCCATCCGCTGGCTCAACTTGGCGGCTGCCGCCACGCCCTTGATGGGTTTGTTGGGCACGGTCTGGGGCATGATCGTCGCCTTTCATGAATCGACCTCGTTGACCGCGGATCGCTCGCGCAGCGAACAACTTTCCGAAGGCATCTACACGGCGTTGGTGACCACGCTGGCGGGGCTTGCCGTCGCGATTCCAGCGGCAATCCTGGCACAGTACCTGGAGAATCGGGTTTCCAAACTGTTCCACGAGATCGAACAATTGGCATTCGACATGGCTCCCGGACTCGCCAAATTCCAAGGACGACAACGACTGGACGTCGATGGCAACTTGCACCCGATCGAACATCACCTCGGCGAAGCCACGCCACCACCGCCACCGCTGCCACCTCGTCCTGCTGCGACCGCAGGCGGAACGAACGTGAACTGA